In Thermococcus camini, a genomic segment contains:
- a CDS encoding FprA family A-type flavoprotein, producing the protein MPDVKVERILDDPELYIIRVDDDRIRYFEATWDIPEGITYNAYLMKLEGATILFDLSKAEYTDLFMKALRKLVDPEEITHVVVHHTEPDHTGALPAFLEANGYKAKLIGTSFAKRFLEGFYGEKVVENFHTIKDGEEIQIGGRTFRFITVPWLHWPDTMITYAVEDRLIFSCDAGGGYGIPNAIDDSDEKVVEEYLPHVTKYIVTVIGHYHKYIVQNIKKLKGLGIVEEARMILPGHGLIWRKNPARIFEHYEAVGAGKVTKGKVLVLYDSMYGFVERRMEIVLDELRKHGLKPVVYRFTDKEAPAVSDILGEVPDSEAIIIGASTYEAEIHPRIRYALYEIVDKANYEKPVLIVGAFGWAGVAGKKIETLITRSKFDHVDTVESRGMPRPEDEERLREGVRKLVAWIS; encoded by the coding sequence ATGCCCGATGTGAAAGTTGAGAGGATTCTTGACGATCCGGAGCTCTACATAATCCGGGTCGATGACGACAGGATAAGGTACTTCGAGGCCACCTGGGACATTCCCGAGGGCATAACCTACAACGCTTACCTGATGAAGCTTGAGGGTGCGACGATTCTCTTCGACCTTAGCAAGGCCGAATACACCGACCTCTTCATGAAGGCCCTCAGAAAGCTGGTCGATCCAGAGGAGATAACCCACGTGGTTGTTCACCACACTGAACCCGACCACACCGGGGCACTGCCTGCTTTCCTTGAAGCCAACGGCTATAAAGCCAAGCTCATAGGCACGAGCTTTGCAAAGCGCTTCTTAGAAGGCTTCTACGGCGAGAAAGTCGTTGAGAACTTCCACACAATCAAGGACGGAGAGGAGATTCAAATTGGCGGGAGAACCTTCCGCTTCATAACCGTCCCCTGGCTCCACTGGCCGGACACGATGATAACATACGCCGTTGAGGACAGGCTCATATTCAGCTGCGACGCCGGCGGCGGCTATGGAATACCGAACGCCATAGACGACAGCGACGAAAAGGTTGTGGAGGAATACCTGCCCCACGTGACGAAATACATAGTGACCGTCATAGGCCACTACCACAAGTACATCGTCCAGAACATCAAGAAGCTCAAGGGGCTCGGGATAGTAGAGGAGGCGAGAATGATACTCCCCGGCCACGGGCTCATCTGGCGGAAGAACCCCGCCAGGATATTCGAGCACTACGAGGCCGTCGGAGCGGGGAAGGTCACGAAGGGCAAGGTTCTGGTGCTCTACGACTCCATGTACGGCTTTGTGGAGCGGAGGATGGAGATAGTCCTCGACGAGCTGAGGAAGCACGGGCTGAAGCCCGTCGTCTACCGGTTCACGGACAAGGAAGCCCCCGCGGTAAGCGACATTCTCGGCGAAGTCCCCGACAGTGAGGCGATAATCATCGGCGCCTCGACCTATGAGGCGGAGATACACCCACGCATACGCTATGCCCTCTACGAGATAGTGGACAAGGCCAACTACGAGAAGCCCGTGCTCATCGTCGGGGCCTTCGGCTGGGCCGGCGTTGCGGGTAAGAAGATAGAGACCCTTATCACGAGGAGCAAGTTCGACCACGTTGACACCGTCGAGAGCAGGGGGATGCCAAGGCCTGAGGACGAGGAGCGGCTCAGGGAGGGTGTCAGGAAACTCGTGGCGTGGATCTCATGA
- a CDS encoding ferritin-like domain-containing protein: MQVEDVLDKLAQLSPKEILGYAIASEEDAKQFYETLAAKSGEVLGDFFRDLAKAEASHRKILLKLHEDLFGDTSYAVPEGIPFAETSVKVDTVVNLIEAMRVALVNEKTAERIYSHLSEILPEHRGIFGFLAAQEKAHYAAIRSHVEYLEDVTNGQPEYVNAPIEFFGAQLELYLGPRTRR; encoded by the coding sequence ATGCAGGTGGAAGATGTTCTTGATAAACTTGCCCAGCTCTCCCCCAAGGAGATACTGGGCTACGCCATTGCCTCGGAGGAGGATGCAAAACAGTTCTATGAGACCCTGGCGGCAAAAAGCGGCGAAGTCCTCGGAGACTTCTTCAGGGATCTCGCCAAGGCGGAAGCCAGCCACAGGAAGATACTGCTGAAGCTCCACGAAGATCTCTTCGGGGACACCAGCTATGCTGTCCCGGAAGGGATACCCTTCGCCGAGACGTCAGTGAAGGTGGACACCGTTGTAAACCTCATCGAAGCAATGCGTGTTGCCCTCGTTAATGAGAAAACTGCCGAGAGGATATACAGCCATCTAAGCGAAATATTGCCCGAACACAGGGGAATATTCGGCTTCCTGGCGGCTCAGGAAAAGGCCCACTATGCCGCAATAAGGAGCCACGTTGAGTATCTAGAAGACGTGACCAATGGGCAGCCGGAATACGTGAACGCACCAATCGAGTTCTTCGGCGCCCAGCTCGAGCTTTACCTCGGCCCACGCACCAGACGGTGA
- a CDS encoding NAD(P)/FAD-dependent oxidoreductase yields the protein MRLVIVGNGPGGVELARLLAGEFDVTVVEKENIPHYSKPMLSHYIAGFIPEEKLFPYSMNWYEKKGINLLLGTEAKLIDRSRKVLVTDKGEVPYDILVMATGARAREPVIPGGEHILTLRTLKDARLIRGRLEEEGEITILGGGFIALELAGNLSKAGYTVRLVHRRKTLLGLDGELSGIIKEKLEDVGVEFHLETGALGADEDGLKTDKGYIKGRLKVCAFGVVPNKELALRSGIHTGRGILVDDHFRTSARNVYAIGDCAELNGTIEGTAKGAVEQAKVLARILKGTDESYKPFRSAFFKFADFSVALIGRTKGKGEWLDESAKVFREGDKTVGAVVMGNIKKAFRLEKVIKGGLPVD from the coding sequence GTGAGACTCGTCATAGTCGGAAACGGGCCCGGGGGCGTTGAGCTGGCCAGGCTCCTGGCCGGGGAGTTCGACGTAACAGTGGTGGAAAAAGAAAACATCCCGCACTACTCCAAGCCTATGCTGAGCCACTACATAGCCGGTTTCATCCCTGAGGAGAAGCTCTTCCCGTACTCCATGAACTGGTACGAGAAAAAAGGGATAAACCTGCTCCTCGGGACGGAGGCGAAGCTTATCGACAGATCCCGCAAGGTCCTCGTGACCGACAAAGGCGAAGTACCCTACGACATCCTCGTCATGGCAACCGGAGCGAGGGCCAGGGAACCGGTGATTCCGGGGGGAGAGCATATTTTAACGCTCAGAACCCTAAAAGACGCGAGGCTGATAAGGGGACGCCTTGAAGAGGAAGGGGAAATAACGATCCTCGGCGGGGGATTCATAGCGCTCGAACTGGCTGGAAACCTCTCCAAAGCAGGCTACACTGTTCGGCTCGTTCACAGGAGAAAGACCCTCCTCGGTTTGGATGGTGAGCTGAGCGGGATCATTAAAGAAAAACTTGAGGACGTTGGCGTCGAGTTCCACCTTGAAACGGGGGCCTTAGGAGCTGATGAAGATGGCCTGAAAACGGATAAGGGCTACATCAAGGGCAGGCTGAAGGTCTGCGCCTTTGGGGTAGTGCCTAACAAAGAACTTGCCCTGAGGAGCGGTATCCACACCGGAAGGGGAATACTGGTGGACGACCACTTTAGGACCTCGGCCAGGAACGTTTACGCTATAGGGGACTGCGCAGAGCTGAACGGAACCATCGAAGGGACCGCCAAAGGAGCGGTAGAACAGGCAAAAGTCCTTGCCAGGATACTTAAAGGTACCGACGAGAGCTATAAGCCCTTCAGGTCAGCGTTCTTCAAGTTCGCCGACTTCAGCGTGGCCCTCATCGGACGGACGAAGGGAAAAGGCGAATGGCTCGATGAGAGTGCCAAGGTCTTCCGCGAGGGAGACAAAACCGTCGGTGCAGTTGTCATGGGTAACATAAAGAAAGCGTTCCGGCTCGAAAAGGTGATTAAAGGGGGACTGCCCGTTGACTGA
- a CDS encoding rubrerythrin family protein, protein MVVEKKMTRKFLEDAFAGESMAHMRYLIFAEQAEREGYPNVAKLFRAIAHAEFVHAKNHFIALGKLGKTPENLQVGIDGETYEVEEMYPVFKNTAEFQGEKDAVRTTHYALEAEKIHAELYAKAKELAESGKDIEIKKVYICPVCGYTAVDEVPEYCPVCGAPREKFVVFE, encoded by the coding sequence ATGGTAGTGGAGAAAAAAATGACCCGAAAGTTCTTAGAGGATGCATTCGCCGGCGAAAGCATGGCCCACATGAGGTACCTGATTTTTGCAGAGCAGGCCGAAAGAGAGGGATATCCGAACGTGGCCAAGCTCTTTAGGGCTATAGCCCACGCCGAGTTCGTACATGCCAAGAACCACTTCATAGCCTTAGGAAAGCTCGGAAAGACGCCCGAGAACCTACAGGTGGGCATAGACGGCGAGACCTACGAGGTCGAGGAGATGTATCCCGTCTTCAAAAACACCGCGGAATTCCAGGGTGAGAAGGACGCGGTGAGGACGACCCACTACGCCCTGGAAGCCGAGAAGATACACGCGGAGCTTTACGCCAAGGCTAAGGAGCTCGCCGAGAGCGGGAAGGACATCGAAATAAAGAAGGTCTACATCTGCCCTGTCTGCGGATACACAGCAGTTGATGAGGTCCCGGAGTACTGCCCGGTCTGTGGAGCGCCAAGAGAGAAGTTCGTGGTTTTTGAATGA
- the rd gene encoding rubredoxin: MAKWKCIVCGYIYDEDEGDPDSGVEPGTKFEDLPEDWVCPLCGAPKDMFEKIE, translated from the coding sequence ATGGCCAAATGGAAGTGTATAGTTTGTGGATACATCTACGATGAGGACGAGGGCGACCCGGACAGCGGGGTTGAACCGGGAACCAAGTTTGAGGATCTTCCGGAGGACTGGGTCTGCCCGCTCTGCGGCGCTCCAAAAGACATGTTTGAAAAGATAGAGTGA